A segment of the Methylomonas paludis genome:
ATCCCCCTGGCAACCCTGGTCAAAGCCGTATTAACCGCCTGGCCAAGAGTAGGGGGGCAATTGGCTGCTCCTGAGATGTAAGCCGGAAACATGTGGGTGTGCGGCATCAAATACCGCACACCCAGGTAGCGTAACAGTCCTTTACCCCGCACCAGCCATAAAAATCACAAATTATCCGAAGCAAAATCCGCCAGTCTGGAACGTTCACCTCGGCGCAAGGTAATATGCGCACTGTTTTCCCAGCTTTTAAAGCGGTCAACCACATAAGTCAAGCCGGAACTGGTGGCGGTTAAATAAGGCGTATCTATCTGGGCCAAATTGCCTATGCAGATGATTTTGGTGCCAGGGCCGGCCCTGGTAATCAAGGTTTTCATCTGTTTTGGTGTTAAATTTTGAGCTTCGTCTATGATCAGATAACGGTTTAAAAAAGTCCGGCCCCGCATAAAATTAAGCGAGCGGATTTTTACCCGGTTCATCATCATATTCTGAGACGCGCCTTGTTCCCACTCATTACTGCCGGAACGGCTACCCAGCAATTCCATATTGTCCATCAGCGCCCCCATCCAGGGTGCCATTTTTTCTTCCTCGGTACCCGGCAAAAAGCCGATATCCTGGCCCACCGGTACCGTCTCTCTGGTCATGATAATTTCCTGGAACATTTTGCGTTCCATGGTCATGGACAAACCGGCAGCCAGTGCCAACAGGGTTTTACCGGTACCTGCCGAGCCCAGCAGCGTGACAAAATCCACATTCGGATCGGTTAAGGCGTTTAAGGCAAAATTTTGCTCACGATTTTTGGCATACACCCCCCAGACGCTGTGATTCTTGCTGGTAAAGTCGGCAGTCAATTGCAGCACTGCCGAATCACCGTTAATGGATTTGACGATAGCCTCAAACCCAGAGCCGTCTTCCATATACAGAAATTGATTGGGATACCATTCCGCCACATGCGGGCCGCGCAAACGATAAAACGTGGCGTTGTTTTCCTGCCAAGACTCCATCTTGCTGCCGTGCTCCTCCCAAAAATCCGCTTCCAGCGCCATTGCTCCGCTGTACAGCAAATCAATGTCTTCTATGGTCTGGTCGTTATGATAATCCTCAGCGCTAATCTGTAAGGCCGCCGCCTTGATGCGCATATTAATATCCTTGGAGACCAGAATAACCTTAACTTCCGGATATTCTTTTCCTAGCGCCAGTACTATGCTTAAAATCGAATTGTCGGCAATTTGTCCAGGCAGATCAGGCGGCAGCAAATGCGCTAATTGTCTGGTTTGAAAATAAAGGCGGCCATCCTGATTCTCAATACTGCTGCCCAGTTCCACTCTGGATAGTGGAATACCTTCGTTTATTGACTGCTGATCCAGATCACGAATCAGATCATCCAGAAATCGGCTGACTTGCCGCACATTCCGCGATACATCGGACAACCCCTTCTTGGCGTGATCCAGTTCTTCCAGCACC
Coding sequences within it:
- a CDS encoding PhoH family protein yields the protein MNILSVGKKLFVLDTNVLMHDPTSIFRFQEHNVFIPMVVLEELDHAKKGLSDVSRNVRQVSRFLDDLIRDLDQQSINEGIPLSRVELGSSIENQDGRLYFQTRQLAHLLPPDLPGQIADNSILSIVLALGKEYPEVKVILVSKDINMRIKAAALQISAEDYHNDQTIEDIDLLYSGAMALEADFWEEHGSKMESWQENNATFYRLRGPHVAEWYPNQFLYMEDGSGFEAIVKSINGDSAVLQLTADFTSKNHSVWGVYAKNREQNFALNALTDPNVDFVTLLGSAGTGKTLLALAAGLSMTMERKMFQEIIMTRETVPVGQDIGFLPGTEEEKMAPWMGALMDNMELLGSRSGSNEWEQGASQNMMMNRVKIRSLNFMRGRTFLNRYLIIDEAQNLTPKQMKTLITRAGPGTKIICIGNLAQIDTPYLTATSSGLTYVVDRFKSWENSAHITLRRGERSRLADFASDNL